A genomic stretch from Pseudoliparis swirei isolate HS2019 ecotype Mariana Trench chromosome 18, NWPU_hadal_v1, whole genome shotgun sequence includes:
- the LOC130208202 gene encoding nuclear receptor coactivator 3-like isoform X1: MSSVGDNLLEPLCADRKRKLSTCDTPSVGCDKRRREQESKYIEELAELISANLSNIDSFNVKPDKCAILKETVRQIRQIKEQGKSSCSDDDVQKADVSSTGQGVIDKDHLGPLLLQALDGFLFVVNREGSIVFVSDNVTQYLQYKQEELINTSVYNIIHDEDREDFHKNLPKTNAPNGASWGGEAPRQKSHTFNCRMLVNFGHGLSEERPEGRRYETMQCFALTQPRAIIEEGEGKKSDCLGWPHLLVNVCSNVANKAMCTRCSTSSLSPPAQSNVALSLCFLDLQSCMICVARRIIAVERTERFSTRHELSGKLIGIEQETSLSTTMRPGWEDLVRRCMQMFLHRSEGQPWSYKRHYQDAFHKGHAETPLYRFSLCDGTPVTAQTRSDLCRNPSTNEPHSFLSTHLLQREQNSYRGNQAGGKRPQNIGVSNPNQPTNMGPGGGMNKGYGVAEQGNMPQRGAPPYTGGNRMNPMSQMNQMNSMHQMNNMGQMSSMHPMSSSMNQMGPMNQMGHHGMQKQQQQQQQQHQQHQHQQMGQFHGGGGGPGVGAYGMGMTSPPPASPGMNGPTHNVMGSPRVRGSPKMGASPFSPGGMNSTMSSGHPGNAGGGTTFSSSSLNALQAISEGVGNPMPSPLTSPPPHKPDSSPSINSTNHAAGGPCKPSLPAYSDSKCPGGSLGAGGEQQSQQNPNTPTSESPPHKPDRQAGREAGPAGGESNRRVPDAKSHKKLMQLLISPTDELVPSNHAQGSGPGPTPEAKDGTAGVTSPSSTGVSSSTGAVSSSGAAGHLTSQSLQEKHKILHKLLQNGNTPDEVARITAEATGKSRLDSGAPEPGPPAAGGVRGSDSKQEQHSPKKEKPHALLHYLLNKDDSKEGVDIKPKQEELEGRGAQGTGVTSSDPHCMDGKVKLEPSDEAETLETILGVPKNNPGFYPEPDPRAGKEGGNKPGNMPDSLHDGERGPLPPAQRIAYQRALSVDAKPIGGEGPVGGGLAGRRNVPCPTLVKQEKMDAAIPPGPVPNGFPGGMGACPPRGNPTRGVGRGTGMPQRPPMSAPGDWGMPRSGGSPVAGPGHPGMGRAGPMGGPMINRSTSVPGKTRSMLQQQLMDMGSSEANAGMSPFGGHGHPPQSPSWPDSAMGLDRPKTTTKRDQFGHPLEELLGPRVNSEGPSDERALLDQLDSLLNTTDVIALQEIDRALGIPEIVGQNHRPEGHPQGPDRGAGRCPPSEPFPGTDSSLGMDQKPMYNPGPSSRAMQPGYGGNAMQGPSPGGFNPMMSPVGQTGSFPGMGGMGNPRANMMQPRMMTATKPLRLQLQQRLQGQQFMNQTRQGVKMEHAPGGNPAMHSGMQPGMQPGMQPGIQAGMQAGMQAGLQPSMQPGIQAGMQPGIQAGMQAGMQAGMQAGMQAGMQAGMQAGMQPANMGGQPGFLNAQMMAQRSREMMTMQMRRQRMMMLMQQQQGQGQVQGQVQGQGAARGFSPPPSATAPGGMEGAIGGAPMNQPSQPGFNYAGVNQQGDPSFIAPGSSPPANMMQGRMGGPPQTAIMPGMQGNPQGGPMYQSGDMKGWPQGGMPQGGMPQGGMPRSNTYPQQQFPQHGNQGQFGPMMMNNSMGGPGPVSGAPVAGQMPGQRQGQTGMNPMGMGRMPKGPDQKYC; the protein is encoded by the exons ATGAGTAGCGTCGGAGACAACTTGTTGGAGCCGCTGTGCGCCGACCGCAAGCGTAAACTGTCCACCTGCGACACGCCGAGCGTAGG GTGTGACAAGCGTCGGAGGGAACAGGAGAGCAAGTACATCGAGGAGCTGGCCGAGCTCATCTCGGCGAACCTCTCCAACATCGACAGCTTCAACGTCAAGCCGGACAAATGTGCCATCCTCAAGGAGACCGTGAGGCAGATCAGACAGATCAAAGAGCAAG GAAAGAGCTCTTGCAGCGATGACGATGTCCAGAAGGCGGACGTGTCTTCCACTGGTCAAGGAGTCATCGACAAGGACCATCTGGGACCACTGCTCCTACAG GCATTGGACGGCTTTCTGTTTGTGGTTAACCGAGAGGGCAGCATTGTATTCGTGTCGGACAACGTGACGCAGTACCTGCAGTACAAGCAGGAAGAGCTGATCAACACCAGCGTGTACAACATCATCCACGACGAGGACAGGGAGGACTTCCACAAGAACCTACCCAAGACTAACG CACCAAATGGAGCATCGTGGGGCGGAGAGGCACCGCGGCAGAAGAGCCACACCTTCAACTGTCGAATGCTGGTGAACTTCGGTCACGGCTtgtcagaagagaggccggagGGCCGGCGCTATGAGACCATGCAGTGTTTTGCCCTCACTCAGCCCCGGGCCATAATCGAGGAGGGAGAAGGTAAAAAGTCCGATTGTCTCGGCTGGCCGCATTTATTGGTCAACGTGTGCTCAAACGTTGCAAATAAGGCCATGTGCACACGGTGTTCCACGTCCAGTTTGTCCCCCCCGGCACAGTCGAACGTTGCGTTGTCTCTTTGCTTTTTAGACTTGCAGTCGTGTATGATCTGCGTGGCGCGACGCATCATTGCAGTAGAGCGGACAGAGAGGTTTAGCACGCGCCATGAACTGTCTG GTAAGCTGATTGGAATTGAGCAGGAAACCTCTCTGAGCACCACCATGCGTCCAGGCTGGGAGGACCTGGTGAGGCGCTGCATGCAGATGTTCCTCCATCGGAGTGAGGGACAGCCGTGGTCCTACAAGCGGCACTACCAAGACG CTTTCCACAAAGGCCACGCGGAGACGCCGCTCTACCGCTTCTCCCTGTGCGATGGCACCCCGGTCACCGCCCAGACCAGAAGCGACCTCTGCAGAAATCCCAGCACCAATGAGCCGCACTCTTTCCTCTCCACACACTTGCTGCAAAG agAGCAGAATAGTTACCGTGGAAACCAGGCTGGAGGGAAGAGGCCTCAGAACATAGGTGTGAGCAACCCCAACCAGCCGACGAACATGGGCCCAGGAGGGGGCATGAACAAGGGCTACGGCGTGGCCGAGCAGGGCAACATGCCCCAAAGAGGAGCGCCTCCGTACACCGGGGGCAACCGCATGAACCCCATGAGCCAGATGAATCAAATGAACTCCATGCATCAGATGAACAACATGGGTCAAATGAGTTCCATGCATCCAATGAGCTCCTCGATGAACCAGATGGGGCCCATGAATCAGATGGGTCACCATGGCatgcagaaacaacaacaacaacaacagcagcagcatcagcagcaccAACATCAGCAGATGGGTCAGTtccatggaggtggaggtggacctGGAGTTGGAGCGTACGGGATGGGAATGACCAGCCCCCCCCCGGCCAGTCCAGGCATGAATGGCCCCACACACAACGTCATGGGTTCACCCAGAGTCCGAGGGAGCCCCAAGATGGGTGCGAGCCCCTTCTCTCCCGGAG gtatgaactccaccatgagcTCCGGTCACCCTGGCAACGCTGGAGGCGGGACCAccttctccagcagctccttGAACGCCCTCCAAGCCATTAGTGAGGGAGTGGGCAATCCGATGCCCTCcccgctcacctctcctcccccccacaaGCCCGACAGCTCCCCGAGCATCAACTCCACCAACCATGCAGCCGGGGGGCCCTGTAAGCCAAGCCTCCCGGCCTACTCCGACTCCAAGTGTCCAGGCGGCTCCCTGGGAGCCGGAGGAGAGCAGCAGTCTCAGCAGAATCCAAACACCCCGACCAGCGAGAGCCCTCCTCACAAGCCGGACAGGCAGGCCGGCAGAGAGGCGGGGCCCGCCGGGGGCGAATCGAACAGACGGGTCCCAGACGCCAAGTCCCACAAGAAGCTGATGCAGCTCCTCATCTCCCCGACAGACGAGCTGGTGCCGTCTAACCACGCACAGGGCTCCGGGCCCGGCCCCACGCCCGAGGCTAAAGACGGAACCGCCGGGGtcaccagcccctcctccacggGGGTGTCCTCCTCTACGGGGGCCGTGTCGTCCTCGGGCGCCGCCGGACATTTAACGAGCCAGTCGCTGCAGGAGAAGCACAAGATCCTCCACAAGCTTCTGCAGAACGGCAACACTCCCGACGAGGTGGCTCGCATCACAGCCGAGGCCACCGGGAAGAGCCGCCTGGACTCGGGGGCGCCGGAGCCCGGGCCCCCAGCCGCCGGAGGGGTCAGGGGATCCGACTCGAAGCAGGAGCAGCACAGCCCGAAGAAGGAGAAGCCCCACGCCCTCCTCCACTACCTCCTCAATAAGGACGACTCTAAGGAAGGTGTTGATATCAAGCCaaagcaggaggagctggaggggagaggagctcagggTACAGGGGTCACCAGCTCTGACCCCCACTGCATGGATGGGAAGGTCAAGTTGGAGCCGTCGGATGAG GCGGAAACCCTGGAGACCATCCTGGGGGTCCCGAAGAACAACCCTGGCTTCTACCCGGAACCAGACCCCAGAGCGGGGAAGGAAGGGGGCAACAAACCGGGAAATATGCCCGACAGTTTACACG atggGGAGCGAGGCCCCTTGCCTCCAGCCCAGCGCATCGCCTATCAGAGAGCCTTGTCCGTGGATGCCAAGCCCATCGGTGGAGAGGGACCGGTGGGAGGAGGGCTGGCCGGGAGACGGAACGTCCCCTGTCCCACGTTGGTCAAACAAGAGAAGATGGACGCTGCGATTCCACCTGGGCCCGTTCCCAACGGCTTTCCCGGGGGCATGGGCGCGTGTCCGCCACGGGGCAACCCAACGA GAGGTGTGGGCAGAGGAACGGGAATGCCTCAGCGGCCTCCCATGTCGGCGCCAGGGGACTGGGGGATGCCGCGGTCCGGCGGCAGCCCCGTGGCCGGACCGGGACACCCTGGCATGGGTCGCGCCGGTCCAATGGGAGGACCCATGATCAACAGGTCCACCAGTGTACCCGGGAAAACCAGGTCtatgctgcagcagcagctcatggATATGG GTTCCAGTGAAGCCAATGCGGGCATGAGTCCGTTTGGTGGACACGGGCACCCACCTCAGTCCCCGTCCTGGCCAGACTCCGCGATGGGACTGGACCGGCCAAAGACCACCACAAAGAG GGACCAGTTCGGGCACcccctggaggagctgctggggcCCCGGGTCAACAGCGAGGGCCCGAGTGACGAACGAGCACTTCTGGACCAGCTGGACTCTCTGCTCAATACCACTGATGTCATCGCGCTGCAGGAGATAGACCGGGCCCTCGGCATCCCTGAAATAGTAGGCCAG AACCATCGACCCGAAGGCCACCCGCAGGGCCCGGATCGAGGCGCGGGGCGGTGCCCACCATCAGAACCTTTCCCGGGGACGGACTCCTCCTTGGGCATGGACCAAAAACCCATGTACAACCCGGGGCCCTCCTCTCGGGCCATGCAGCCGGGTTATGGTGGCAACGCGATGCAGGGCCCGTCTCCCGGAGGCTTCAACCCCATGATGAGTCCGGTGGGCCAGACGGGGAGCTTCCCTGGCATGGGGGGCATGGGCAACCCCCGCGCCAACATGATGCAACCTCGCATGATGACCGCCACCAAGCCTCTCCgactgcagctgcagcagcggcTGCAAGGGCAACAG TTTATGAACCAGACTCGACAAGGCGTGAAGATGGAACACGCCCCCGGAGGAAACCCTGCAATGCATTCAGGCATGCAGCCCGGCATGCAGCCCGGCATGCAGCCCGGCATTCAAGCTGGCATGCAGGCTGGAATGCAGGCTGGATTGCAGCCTAGCATGCAGCCTGGCATTCAAGCTGGCATGCAGCCTGGCATTCAAGCTGGCATGCAGGCTGGCATGCAGGCTGGCATGCAGGCTGGCATGCAGGCTGGAATGCAGGCTGGAATGCAAGCTGGCATGCAGCCTGCAAACATGGGTGGTCAG CCTGGTTTCCTGAACGCCCAGATGATGGCTCAGCGCAGCAGGGAGATGATGACCATGCAGATGAGAAGGCAGCGGATGATGATGCTGATGCAACAGCAGCAAGGGCAAGGGCAGGTGCAAGGGCAGGTGCAAGGGCAGGGGGCAGCGAGAGGCTTCAGCCCGCCCCCAAGTGCCACCGCACCAGGAGGCATGGAAGGCGCCATCGGCGGCGCCCCCATGAACCAGCCCAGCCAGCCGGGATTCAACTACG cagGGGTGAACCAGCAGGGGGACCCATCCTTCATAGCTCCAGGTAGCAGCCCCCCAGCAAACATGATGCAAGGACGAATGGGGGGGCCTCCACAGACCGCCATCATGCCAGGGATGCAGGGCAATCCCCAGGGAGGGCCGATGTACCAGTCAGGAGACATGAAAGGATGGCCACAGGGCGGCATGCCACAGGGCGGCATGCCACAGGGCGGCATGCCACGCAGCAA CACATACCCCCAGCAACAGTTTCCCCAGCACGGCAACCAGGGTCAGTTTGGACCCATGATGATGAACAACTCCATGGGGGGGCCCGGGCCAGTCAGCGGGGCGCCCGTCGCGGGTCAGATGCCGGGCCAGAGGCAGGGCCAGACGGGCATGAACCCCATGGGAATGGGCAGAATGCCAAAGGGACCCGATCAG AAGTATTGCTGA